Proteins co-encoded in one Metabacillus sp. KUDC1714 genomic window:
- a CDS encoding YtzH-like family protein codes for MPIQYHDQVSLLKDILSEHQSECCGTVAECEQLERVIKSLMANSSTGQNVKGVLEDIYFYSQSGKNSASLDQHIESHQDQLSQWIQDIDTFS; via the coding sequence TTGCCAATCCAATATCATGATCAGGTAAGTTTATTAAAAGATATCTTATCAGAGCATCAAAGTGAATGCTGTGGAACAGTTGCAGAGTGTGAACAGCTTGAAAGAGTAATTAAATCGTTAATGGCTAACTCAAGCACAGGCCAAAATGTAAAAGGTGTACTCGAGGACATCTATTTCTACAGCCAATCTGGAAAGAATTCAGCTTCTCTCGATCAACATATTGAGTCGCATCAGGACCAATTATCTCAATGGATTCAAGATATTGATACCTTTTCTTAA
- the trmB gene encoding tRNA (guanosine(46)-N7)-methyltransferase TrmB: MRVRHKPWASDFIAEHSQYAIANPEQYKGKWNEVFGNNNPIHIEVGTGKGQFLTGMSVQNPEINYIGIELFDSVIVTALQKVVDLELPNMKLLNVNAKDLTEYFDANEIDRVYLNFSDPWPKPRHSKRRLTFKSFLALYEKILVKGGEIHFKTDNQGLFEFSLISFSEYGLKLKFLSLDLHNSDFEGNIMTEYEEKFSEKGQRIYRVEAKYMNEIK; this comes from the coding sequence ATGCGTGTACGTCATAAACCTTGGGCAAGTGATTTTATTGCCGAGCATTCACAATATGCAATCGCAAACCCTGAACAATATAAAGGAAAATGGAACGAAGTATTTGGAAATAACAATCCAATTCATATAGAAGTGGGTACAGGTAAGGGGCAATTTCTAACAGGGATGTCTGTGCAGAATCCTGAAATTAATTATATTGGTATTGAGCTTTTTGATAGTGTCATTGTTACAGCTCTTCAAAAAGTTGTGGATTTAGAACTACCTAATATGAAGTTACTAAACGTTAATGCAAAAGATTTGACAGAGTACTTTGATGCAAATGAAATCGATCGAGTGTATTTAAACTTTTCAGATCCTTGGCCGAAACCGCGTCATAGTAAAAGACGTTTAACGTTTAAAAGCTTTTTAGCCCTATATGAGAAAATTCTTGTAAAGGGTGGAGAAATCCATTTTAAAACAGATAATCAAGGTCTATTTGAATTTTCATTAATAAGCTTTTCAGAATATGGCTTAAAGTTGAAATTTTTAAGCCTTGACCTTCATAATAGTGATTTCGAAGGAAATATTATGACAGAATACGAAGAGAAATTCTCTGAAAAAGGTCAGCGGATATATCGCGTTGAAGCTAAATATATGAATGAAATAAAATAA
- a CDS encoding phosphotransferase family protein, translated as MNWLEQVLGSEWKITPAGGATGDAYFAKRDGQELFLKRNSSPFLAVLSAEGIVPKLVWTKRMENGDVITAQHRLIGRELKPIDMNGSNVAELLQKIHHSKELLDMLKRLGKQPLTPNSIIEDIQQAVAFEKLEQPEINQAIELLVRQLPDVQCDEQVVCHCDVNHNNWLLSETDQLYLIDWDGAMIADPAIDIGILLYWYIDEADWKEWLSSYGLELNERLKTRIYWYVLLQALTSFLWYHAKDNEKDKQNWIDHIKMIRIKMNSN; from the coding sequence GTGAACTGGTTGGAACAAGTATTAGGTAGTGAGTGGAAAATTACTCCCGCTGGAGGAGCAACAGGTGATGCTTATTTTGCAAAACGCGATGGACAGGAGCTTTTTTTAAAGCGCAATAGTTCACCGTTTTTAGCTGTGCTTTCTGCAGAAGGAATCGTTCCAAAGCTAGTTTGGACAAAGAGAATGGAGAATGGTGATGTAATCACTGCTCAACATCGGTTGATTGGTCGTGAGTTAAAACCAATCGACATGAATGGTTCAAATGTTGCTGAGCTCTTGCAAAAAATTCATCACTCTAAAGAACTATTAGATATGTTAAAACGATTAGGAAAGCAACCGCTCACTCCTAACTCCATAATTGAAGATATACAGCAAGCAGTTGCTTTTGAAAAATTAGAGCAACCAGAAATAAATCAGGCAATCGAATTACTAGTTCGTCAACTTCCAGATGTTCAATGTGACGAACAAGTTGTTTGTCATTGTGATGTTAATCATAATAATTGGCTTTTATCAGAAACCGATCAGTTATATTTAATTGATTGGGATGGGGCAATGATTGCAGACCCTGCTATTGATATTGGAATTCTTTTATATTGGTACATTGATGAAGCAGACTGGAAAGAGTGGCTTTCATCATATGGCTTGGAGCTTAATGAGCGCTTAAAAACTAGAATTTACTGGTATGTGCTACTGCAGGCATTAACATCGTTTTTATGGTACCATGCAAAAGATAATGAAAAAGACAAGCAGAACTGGATAGATCACATTAAAATGATACGAATTAAAATGAACTCAAATTAA
- a CDS encoding PepSY domain-containing protein, translated as MKGKYFLLGLGIGIASTFLLNDQIKQMSISSDKALELVKKAFKEKGPIDGSWIYTVPETFSNDHLTYKVFKTGVSRTVNDRLEQYEAFVDAKTGTIIHVEQIA; from the coding sequence ATGAAAGGTAAATATTTTTTACTTGGCTTAGGTATTGGAATTGCATCAACATTCCTTCTAAATGACCAAATAAAACAAATGTCAATCTCGTCCGATAAAGCATTAGAACTTGTAAAAAAAGCGTTTAAGGAAAAAGGTCCTATCGATGGGTCGTGGATTTATACAGTTCCTGAAACCTTTTCAAATGACCATTTAACTTATAAAGTTTTTAAAACTGGTGTTTCTCGTACTGTCAATGATCGTCTCGAGCAATATGAAGCGTTTGTAGATGCTAAAACAGGTACGATTATCCATGTAGAACAAATTGCATAA
- a CDS encoding YtnP family quorum-quenching lactonase → METLLIGQTLITWLNGGVTYLDGGAMFGVVPRTLWSKKYPVNELNQIELRTDPLLIQKNGENILLETGIGSGKLNEKQLRNYGVKEESAVEQSLRELGLTPEDIHIVLMTHMHFDHACGLTKWKDNQLISVFPNAKIVTSLIEWEEMQQPNIRSRNTYWKENWEAIKEQVSTFERSITITDGIEMHHTGGHSDGHSVVILQDGGETVVHMADLMPTHAHKNPLWVLAYDDYPMTSIKNKQKWLKYGESQDAWFTFYHDAYYRGIKWNDQGDIVKKIERKRN, encoded by the coding sequence ATGGAAACACTTTTAATAGGACAAACACTGATAACTTGGTTAAATGGCGGGGTCACATATCTTGATGGGGGGGCCATGTTTGGCGTTGTCCCAAGAACGCTTTGGTCGAAAAAGTATCCTGTTAACGAATTAAATCAAATTGAGTTACGGACAGATCCATTGCTTATTCAAAAAAATGGCGAGAATATTCTCTTAGAAACAGGTATAGGCTCTGGTAAGCTAAATGAAAAACAGTTAAGAAATTATGGTGTCAAAGAAGAATCAGCAGTTGAGCAATCATTGAGAGAGCTCGGGCTTACACCTGAAGATATTCATATTGTATTAATGACACATATGCATTTTGATCATGCTTGTGGGTTAACAAAGTGGAAAGATAACCAGTTAATTTCTGTGTTTCCTAACGCTAAAATTGTTACTTCCTTAATTGAGTGGGAAGAAATGCAACAACCTAATATTCGTTCGCGAAATACATATTGGAAAGAAAATTGGGAAGCAATTAAGGAACAGGTCTCAACATTTGAAAGATCAATTACAATAACTGATGGTATAGAAATGCATCATACAGGAGGCCATAGTGATGGTCACAGTGTCGTGATTTTACAAGATGGTGGAGAAACGGTTGTTCATATGGCAGATTTAATGCCTACACATGCTCATAAGAATCCATTATGGGTATTAGCTTATGATGATTACCCAATGACCTCGATTAAGAATAAGCAGAAATGGCTGAAGTATGGCGAGTCACAAGACGCATGGTTTACTTTTTATCATGATGCATACTACCGAGGAATAAAATGGAATGATCAAGGTGATATTGTAAAAAAGATTGAACGAAAAAGGAATTAA